A single region of the Pseudorhodoplanes sp. genome encodes:
- a CDS encoding serine hydroxymethyltransferase — protein MSAQDDEAREVLFEFRQVGTTVRVAAIDAATGTEVTVMGPATASRNDLQRLALNKLKVRLAALGR, from the coding sequence ATGAGCGCACAGGACGACGAGGCGCGTGAAGTCCTCTTCGAGTTCAGGCAGGTCGGGACGACGGTCCGGGTCGCGGCGATCGATGCCGCGACCGGGACCGAAGTCACGGTGATGGGCCCGGCCACCGCCTCCCGCAACGACCTGCAGCGGCTGGCCCTGAACAAGCTGAAAGTCCGGCTGGCGGCTTTAGGTCGCTAG
- the glyA gene encoding serine hydroxymethyltransferase yields MSASDRSPAGTSASNLFTATLAETDPEIAAAIRGELGRQRDEIELIASENIVSRAVLEAQGSVLTNKYAEGLPGKRYYGGCQFVDVAEQLAIDRVTRLFGCRFANVQPHSGASANVAVFMALMNPGDTFLGLNLAAGGHLSHGMKLNMSGKWFNPVPYGVRRDDHRIDMDEVASLARQHKPKVIIAGGSAYPRIIDFRRFREIADEVGAFLFVDMAHFAGLVAGGAHPSPFPHAHVVSTTTHKTLRGPRGGVILTDDEELTKKINSAVFPGTQGGPLMHVIAAKAVAFKEALQPSFKVYARNVVENAKALSETLKSRGFDIVSGGTDTHLMLVDLRPKRLTGKVSESALGRAHITCNKNGIPFDPEKPTITSGVRLGTPAGTTRGFGIAEFRQVGEMICEVLDILSQKQVEEDSLVESKVREQVKKLVERFPIYQS; encoded by the coding sequence ATGTCAGCATCCGACCGATCCCCGGCCGGCACGTCAGCGTCCAATCTGTTCACAGCAACCTTGGCGGAAACCGATCCGGAAATCGCCGCCGCGATCCGCGGCGAACTCGGCCGGCAGCGCGACGAAATCGAGTTGATCGCGTCGGAAAACATCGTCAGCCGCGCGGTGCTGGAAGCACAGGGCTCGGTGCTGACCAACAAGTATGCGGAGGGGCTTCCGGGCAAACGTTATTACGGCGGCTGCCAGTTCGTGGACGTTGCCGAACAGCTCGCCATCGACCGTGTCACCAGATTGTTCGGCTGCCGCTTCGCCAATGTGCAGCCGCATTCCGGCGCGTCCGCCAACGTCGCCGTGTTCATGGCGCTGATGAACCCGGGTGATACCTTCCTTGGCCTCAACCTCGCTGCCGGCGGGCATCTCAGCCACGGCATGAAGCTCAACATGTCGGGCAAGTGGTTCAATCCCGTGCCGTATGGCGTGCGCCGCGACGACCATCGCATCGACATGGATGAAGTCGCCTCTCTCGCCCGCCAGCACAAGCCGAAGGTCATCATCGCCGGCGGTTCGGCCTATCCGCGCATCATTGATTTCCGGCGCTTTCGCGAGATCGCCGATGAAGTTGGTGCCTTTCTGTTCGTCGACATGGCGCATTTTGCCGGCCTGGTCGCAGGCGGCGCGCATCCGTCGCCGTTTCCGCATGCGCATGTCGTGAGCACCACCACGCACAAGACCCTGCGCGGCCCGCGCGGCGGGGTCATTCTCACCGACGACGAGGAACTGACGAAAAAGATCAACTCGGCCGTGTTCCCCGGCACGCAAGGCGGCCCGCTGATGCATGTCATCGCCGCCAAGGCGGTCGCGTTCAAGGAAGCCTTGCAGCCCTCGTTCAAGGTCTATGCAAGGAACGTGGTGGAAAACGCCAAGGCGCTGTCGGAAACACTGAAGTCGCGCGGCTTCGATATCGTCTCCGGCGGCACCGACACGCATCTGATGCTGGTCGATCTGCGGCCCAAGCGCCTGACCGGCAAGGTGTCGGAAAGCGCGCTCGGCCGCGCCCATATCACCTGCAACAAGAACGGAATTCCCTTCGATCCGGAAAAGCCGACGATCACATCGGGCGTACGACTGGGAACGCCGGCCGGCACCACGCGCGGCTTCGGCATCGCTGAATTCCGCCAGGTCGGCGAGATGATCTGCGAAGTGCTCGATATCCTCTCGCAGAAACAGGTGGAAGAGGATTCGCTGGTCGAGAGCAAGGTGCGCGAGCAGGTGAAGAAGCTGGTCGAACGATTTCCGATTTATCAATCGTAG
- the nrdR gene encoding transcriptional regulator NrdR, whose product MRCPNCGSLDTQVKDSRPTEDSSAIRRRRVCLACNFRFTTFERVQLRELVVIKRNGRRVPFDRDKLMRSIQIALRKRQVDPERVERVVSQIVRELESLGENEITSDTIGENVMQHLRELDHVAYVRFASVYRNFREPKDFETAVAELSEDDARTAQAPRK is encoded by the coding sequence ATGCGCTGCCCGAATTGCGGAAGCCTCGACACCCAGGTGAAGGATTCCCGGCCGACCGAGGATTCATCCGCGATCCGCCGCCGCCGCGTCTGTCTGGCCTGCAATTTCCGTTTCACCACCTTCGAGCGTGTGCAGTTGCGTGAGCTCGTCGTGATCAAGCGCAACGGCCGGCGCGTGCCCTTCGACCGCGACAAGCTGATGCGCTCGATCCAGATCGCGTTGCGCAAGCGGCAGGTCGATCCTGAGCGGGTGGAACGGGTGGTGTCGCAGATCGTGCGCGAGCTGGAAAGCCTCGGCGAGAACGAGATCACCTCCGACACCATCGGCGAGAATGTGATGCAGCATCTGCGCGAGCTCGATCACGTCGCCTATGTGCGCTTCGCCTCGGTCTATCGCAATTTCCGCGAGCCCAAGGATTTTGAAACTGCCGTCGCCGAATTGTCCGAGGATGACGCCCGGACGGCCCAGGCGCCGCGCAAATAG
- the ribD gene encoding bifunctional diaminohydroxyphosphoribosylaminopyrimidine deaminase/5-amino-6-(5-phosphoribosylamino)uracil reductase RibD encodes MSSDDEHFMRLALNLGRRGLGNAWPNPAVGAVIVNDGAIVGRGWTQPGGRPHAETEALRRAGDAAKGATLYVTLEPCSHHGKTPPCADAIVAAGIGRVVSALEDPNPDVVGQGLARLREAGIEVETGLCEEDARRAHAGHIRRIRDGRPHVTLKLAVSSDGKSGLPGRRPVQISGEAARARVHMMRAMNDAVLIGIGTALADNPLLTCRLPGMQKRSPVRVVLDSKLRLPPEHALVAGARETPLWVIAAPDAPAANEKALQEAGVDILRSGKGEGGLDLRKALALLGGKGITRLLVEPGPLLAAAFLKAELIDEAAVIRSPAALGAGAIGAIEGQSLNALTDSLKFRIAGQEKLGADQLTIYERI; translated from the coding sequence ATGTCGAGCGACGATGAACACTTCATGCGGCTCGCCCTGAATCTGGGCCGGCGCGGTCTCGGCAATGCCTGGCCCAATCCGGCCGTCGGCGCCGTCATCGTCAATGACGGCGCCATTGTCGGGCGCGGCTGGACGCAACCGGGCGGGCGCCCGCATGCCGAGACCGAAGCCTTGCGTCGGGCCGGTGACGCGGCCAAGGGCGCGACGCTTTACGTCACTCTCGAGCCTTGCTCGCATCACGGCAAGACGCCGCCCTGCGCCGACGCCATCGTCGCCGCCGGCATTGGCCGGGTCGTGTCGGCGCTGGAAGATCCCAATCCGGACGTGGTCGGGCAGGGCCTTGCGCGCTTGCGTGAGGCCGGTATCGAAGTCGAGACCGGCCTCTGCGAGGAGGACGCGCGGCGCGCGCATGCCGGTCATATCCGGCGAATTCGCGACGGCCGTCCGCATGTGACGTTGAAACTGGCGGTGTCGTCCGACGGCAAGAGCGGACTTCCCGGGCGCCGTCCGGTCCAGATCTCGGGAGAAGCGGCGCGCGCGCGCGTGCACATGATGCGCGCCATGAACGATGCCGTGCTGATCGGCATTGGCACGGCGCTGGCGGACAATCCGCTGCTGACCTGCCGGTTGCCCGGCATGCAGAAACGTTCGCCGGTGCGTGTCGTGCTCGACAGCAAGCTGCGGCTGCCGCCCGAACATGCCCTGGTCGCCGGCGCGCGCGAGACGCCGCTCTGGGTGATCGCCGCCCCCGATGCGCCCGCCGCAAATGAAAAGGCGTTGCAGGAAGCCGGCGTCGACATTCTGCGCAGCGGCAAGGGCGAGGGTGGACTCGATCTGCGCAAGGCGCTGGCGCTTCTCGGCGGCAAAGGCATTACGCGCCTGCTGGTCGAGCCCGGTCCGCTCCTTGCCGCGGCCTTCCTGAAAGCCGAGCTGATCGATGAGGCGGCTGTGATCCGCTCACCCGCAGCGCTTGGCGCCGGTGCCATTGGCGCGATCGAGGGACAGTCTCTCAACGCGCTCACCGACTCGCTAAAATTCAGGATTGCCGGACAGGAAAAATTGGGCGCCGATCAGCTGACGATCTATGAACGGATTTAG
- a CDS encoding riboflavin synthase: MFTGIVTDIGEVLSVTARANTLSRIEIACSFDPTSIALGASICCSGICLTVVEVGEKNGRGVFAVDAAAETLRLTNAGGWQAGTKLNLERSLKAGDELGGHIVSGHVDGLAEVLSREDFTDQARFVLRAPKAIARFIAAKGSVALNGVSLTVNDVSGDDFSVHIIPHTLAVTTFGAVKAGDALNLEIDVMARYAARLMQAQ; the protein is encoded by the coding sequence ATGTTTACCGGCATTGTGACCGATATCGGCGAAGTTTTGAGTGTCACCGCGCGCGCCAACACGCTCAGCCGCATCGAGATCGCCTGCAGTTTCGATCCGACGTCCATCGCGCTCGGCGCCTCGATCTGCTGCTCCGGCATTTGCCTGACCGTGGTCGAGGTCGGCGAAAAGAACGGCCGCGGCGTCTTCGCGGTCGATGCCGCGGCCGAGACGCTGCGGCTGACCAATGCCGGCGGCTGGCAGGCCGGCACCAAGCTCAATCTGGAACGGTCGCTCAAGGCCGGCGACGAACTTGGCGGCCATATCGTCAGCGGCCATGTCGACGGACTCGCCGAGGTGCTGTCGCGCGAGGATTTCACCGACCAGGCGCGCTTTGTCCTGCGCGCTCCGAAGGCTATCGCGCGCTTCATCGCCGCCAAGGGTTCGGTGGCGCTCAATGGGGTCTCGCTCACGGTAAACGACGTGTCAGGCGATGATTTCTCCGTGCATATCATCCCGCATACGCTAGCCGTCACCACCTTTGGCGCCGTCAAGGCCGGCGATGCCCTCAATCTCGAAATCGATGTGATGGCGCGCTATGCTGCGCGCCTGATGCAGGCGCAATGA
- the ribH gene encoding 6,7-dimethyl-8-ribityllumazine synthase: MAGKRGDSTNGDGLQGARILIVEARFYDDIADALLAGATRRLTEAGAVFDRITVPGALEVPAAIAMALDAAAKANTPYDGVVALGCVIRGDTIHFEIVSQESARALMDLSVARQIPLGNGILTVNTESQAWARAKLDEGDKGGDAARAALAMLQIKRDLSKPKARAE, from the coding sequence ATGGCCGGCAAGCGCGGTGACAGCACAAACGGCGATGGCCTGCAGGGCGCGCGCATCCTGATCGTGGAGGCGCGCTTTTACGACGATATCGCCGACGCGTTGCTGGCTGGCGCGACCCGGCGGCTGACCGAAGCCGGCGCCGTTTTCGATCGCATCACCGTGCCCGGGGCGCTGGAAGTTCCGGCCGCCATCGCGATGGCGCTCGACGCCGCGGCCAAGGCGAACACGCCATATGACGGCGTGGTGGCGCTGGGTTGCGTCATCCGCGGCGACACCATTCATTTCGAGATCGTCTCGCAGGAATCCGCCCGCGCGTTGATGGATCTGTCGGTCGCGCGCCAGATTCCGCTCGGCAATGGTATCCTCACCGTCAACACCGAAAGCCAGGCTTGGGCGCGGGCGAAACTCGACGAGGGCGACAAAGGAGGGGACGCCGCGCGCGCCGCCTTGGCCATGCTGCAGATCAAGCGCGATCTGTCGAAACCGAAAGCGCGGGCGGAGTGA